The genomic segment aaatgagaaTATACAAGAAAACTAGGAGATTATAccgaaatattaattattttctaaacttaCAAGTCATGTAATTTTTGTTCTaacaaacttaatattaaattagtagatattgtagaattaatgaATAAGTTAATCAATCATGGTTCTAATTTTTTCAGGTCCCAAatgtaatttattataaatcataaattattactaatattttaatattgtgatgtattaaacttcaatattaaaGGTATGTATTgggaactaaaaaatttaataattatagataTTAATCACTATTTGGCAAGTCCGATcctctaaaatatattattttagaaaatatatgttataaaataaaaaatttgaaccaaatgcaaagataaaataaaacctaaaaaatattgggtttttttttgtgtagtgTTTTTGGTCTCTTcttgttactttttttaaaaggaaatcaATAGAAGTTAAAATTATAGAGTAATTAAGACATTTAACAAGGTTATTTAGTCTTTATAATAAGAATAACACATGGTACAGGTAGCACAACAACGATCTTGGTTTCGTAGATCCATGAACAGACAGAGATCATGAGCAGAACCAATTGACAGTAAAAATGCAGGTTTTTATTAGTTATCATTTAAGGTGTAATTGCTCTTGCTCTAAAACAGCACAAACATTTATATCCCATAATAACTTATGTTGTACCTCGCAAAGTAAGTTGTGAggagttccttttttttttttttttttttctttcctcttttagTTTCATTTGCCAGTACTCATCAGGCTTGCAGGCTAGCTTGGTGATGATTGTGCGTGCCACAGCAGAACCAGTTGTATTAGGTCAAACTTGGGATTAGAAGTTCTAGCATGTTCACACACAAACTGGGCAGTTCATGCGCGTTCCCAATTTCCAAGATAACCAATCATTTCGGATTCAAAGACCagaaaatcaaactcaaaacataaaacaataataaaaagaaggaagaagatgaagcTGGTGTTGTACAACTAAAATTATTGCAGACCAGGCAAACACAAAAAGTCAATCAAAAGTTCCAGAACCCTAATATGCATCTAAACTTCTACCATGCCGGGTCCTGCATTACGAAGCATCCGCTTAACATGCACCTTTCAAGAAAAGACTCTACAAGTCATACTGAGTAGCGATTCTTGGCATTTCTGTCTTTCTTCGCATCATCCTGAAAACACAGTTCAAAACATAAACTCAATATCCTCCACCATGCAAAACAACTAAAAGCAGTTGGTATCTGACAATATACATGCATAAAAAGCAAAGTCCTTACATGGAATATGAACCCAATAGTCTCATTGTAATCGAGAAACTCCTTCCACTGTTTTCCAATGCTCACCTGCAAAATGACAGTTCATCAATTCACCCGATCAGAAATCTCAAGGAGATTAATTGACTTTATCTTATTCCATAACCCTCCAAGTTCCATAGCTTTGAAAACAACTCATTCTGTTTCACCATTCAGCATATGGTTTATTTCTCGAATAAATTCAAAGTTTTCCAGCACACTAGCTGCTACTATTTTTACAATCTGCTGCAGATGGCTGAATGAAGTAAACAAGTTTAACGCCCTTACAAGCAATATGATGGATTTGACATTGTTCAAAGAAGACACATGACATTGTTCAAAGATGACACAGCTATTATGAGGCTCAACTTGTTCTATTCATTTGACAGCTGAATATGACAGGTCCAGGCTACATTCATCAAGTGGTGCCAGTTGTACATCACCTTTGATTCCAACCTTGTTGATTCTGAACTTCGTTTGCAAAGGAATTGGACTTTTGACTGGCCAGGACTTTTTATGCGCCTCTTTAATGCATGCAAATGAAAATCCATATGTAACCAAATGAAATGTGGAGATAACCATTTGGTGACTTATGGCCAACCTTCATTAAAAAGGTTATGTATGCAAAAGCCAATCACTACCTAGACTACaagcaataaaaatatgatgctGGATTAGAGCAATAAATGAGACCCAGCACCTACATGCTCTAACATGTAATAGCATCTAGGCCTTGTGATGCCCAAACTATTTAGCACTACATACACCAATGAGCAAGTCATAGCTCTCACAATTGTTGGATTAATACAATAGACACTTGATGCAAAATTTATTTCCTAACTTGAAAGCACCAATATAGAGGGTTACAGGTTTAGATTCATATGCTTTTATCCCCAAGCCACTGACTAGTTCATGATGATAAACAACTACAGCTGCATCTTAATGGAAATGTCATTATCAGGAAAAATATTCTAGAAGATGATGCCAAGTTTCCTCCTAAGCCGGTTTAGTTCTAGCTTCGATTTATTGTCATTAGTGCAGACCACAAAGAGATACACAAAGGTCCTAGTAACTGCCATCTCCAAACAGAATTCTTCCTACATGtgattttgtttcctttgtctTATTGGAAACCAATGGGAGTGTACATGAAAAATAAGGAATACCATGCTCAAAAGTAATGGATGATGGTGCAACACTTATCCAAGGAGAAAGAATCTAAGAAGTGACAATCTGTAACAGTATCCACAAGAATGAAAAAGTTGCCAGTTCTATACTATCTCCATGAAGAAAGCAATCATTGCAATTTACGATCCAAAGCAAAcaatccaatatatatataatcctccttttcttttcgatAGCACTACCTGAGCAGCTTCATTTGAAGCATTCTTAGTCCAGATAGCAATCTTTTCCTGCCTAGCCCTCACATTGACCACTGCTCCACAAATTTCATCTCCATGATCAAACTGCTCTCCAATCATTGCCAacaactaacaaaaaaatagtGTACAAACAAAATAAGCTGCAACATAAAACTGCAGTCAGATACTGCCATCTGAACAACATTGAAACATACCGTATTCAACCAAAAAGTATCAGATTTTCCTTTACTAAGAGTTACACTCCACTTCCCTCCATTAGCACAAATAGGGTCCTCCCATTTTGGctcaattttatctttgaaGCAATGAAAGTCTGCTCCAACAGCCAGCTTGCTCGGGTGATGTATATTGTTGTAAACACTGAATGAACCACACATTATATATTGTCAACGCattaatcaaaactaatttcCATTAAATCACTGAAGAAACTGATAGTATTCattcacaaaagaaaataaaaaatcacaattcaaGCTGCCAACTTTAACCAAAGACGCAAGAAGCCAACGACAAAAGATAACAACTTTCTATAGCAACATGAGTCTACTACAATTACACAGAAaaacatttcattaaaaaacctTCACATTAATCACAAAGAAAGCAATAACGACGTGCATAATTAAGCAATCAACATTAAAATCGTAGGATAGCAACTTTCTCTAGGTATACGTGAATTTCCAGATCTATTGCTTGCATCACCGATTTCttgtaaaacccaaaaaaaaaaagaaatattattctTAAGAAAAAGCAAAGGCAATTTCCCATCAAAGAGCAAGAAAACAAGGcaagaaaatcaagaaccaCACAAAGGAAAAAGGGCGCAACCTCCAAAACTCCTCAATAGTAGAAAAAGTGAAGATGGAGCGCAGGCTGCTACCCCAACTGGCATGTTTGGATTTGGCAGATGGATTATCGAACCAGAAAGTCCATTGATGTTCAAGTGGGTGAGGCTGGTATGGTAAAGAAACTGATTTCTTTAACGATGAGTCGTCATCTCCTCCTGCAACGATCTCTCCTTCTTCTAGATCGTCTTCGGTGTTAGGGTTTGGAGTTTTTTCTGTTGCTAATTTTTGTGGGTCTTCAACATccatatttcttttgtttttgttccttCAAGTTCTAGGTTAGGTTATTAtacagagagagaaaaatgaaagtTAATATACGCGGACTCATAACACCCAACAGAAacgcctgttttttttttttttttttaaaaaaaacgtgTAACTTAATtactcaattgttttttatatataaatcatgagtttttttataaattttaaaatgataaaaaatttatatgattattaattttaaaattataaattaattcgaatatacatattaattaaaataaaaaagcctgaaaattttatatggaatagtaagatattatttaagaagtaaataaataaaaagaagagagataatataattttaagtaggattgtttttttcttatttatatttattttttttatctaataactaTGAAATTTCTCTAGAAAAACATATGCTGtttatttctttccctttttatatgataaattaaattgcatcttttgatttttatttgtaaccAATATtaacttccttttctttaaaaagacattttttatttaaaaataatatataaagatattattattattattattattctattttggACTCCATAAATTGTTAattccaataaataaaaaacatgtatggAAAAAGTCACCCTTAGCTtattttctaattcttttttccactactcacacttttattaaatatttgttttttttaagaaaatttctaaaaaataattatgactttcaaaaattttaattttttttaaaagtatattgaaGTTTTATTATATGTGAACATTTCAACTCAAGATactgaaaagtgattttttaagaaaattaggTCCACCATCAAAGCTTGGCTCGTCAAATTaatagacaaaaataaaaaaaaataaaacgtctAACTATGGAGGGTTAGATTGTAATTGCCGAGATAAATTCAGTATAATAACTGACCAAATTAATAGTTCTTTTTTTGCATTGcgttcaaattattttttatataaaaaatattaaattaatattttagatatattttttaatgattttaacacattaatattaaaaataatttattaaaaaaacatgattttaatatattaccacaataccaaattaATATTTACAATCTCAATGGTTTAttcatctatctatctatcaatTAATCTATCTATAAACCTATCTATATATATCTATACAAAATATGAAAATGCTAATTAGCAATATAATTAAACATGAATGAATTGATTTGCAAACAAACTTTTAATACTCAATTCTCATATAAAATGACGTCACCAATTAATTTGTAATTCATGGAAAAAGTAATTGTCACATTTGTTtgtataaaaatt from the Populus nigra chromosome 9, ddPopNigr1.1, whole genome shotgun sequence genome contains:
- the LOC133702504 gene encoding eukaryotic translation initiation factor 4E-1, which encodes MDVEDPQKLATEKTPNPNTEDDLEEGEIVAGGDDDSSLKKSVSLPYQPHPLEHQWTFWFDNPSAKSKHASWGSSLRSIFTFSTIEEFWSVYNNIHHPSKLAVGADFHCFKDKIEPKWEDPICANGGKWSVTLSKGKSDTFWLNTLLAMIGEQFDHGDEICGAVVNVRARQEKIAIWTKNASNEAAQVSIGKQWKEFLDYNETIGFIFHDDAKKDRNAKNRYSV